In Miscanthus floridulus cultivar M001 chromosome 5, ASM1932011v1, whole genome shotgun sequence, one genomic interval encodes:
- the LOC136453030 gene encoding uncharacterized protein produces MQARAYPAHLPGRGPLPGLVGTGRGGLFPSGSLGRRAPAGRGGATSVCAVDGASVAAAASAAADSPLPPAQVTWQIVVGAVAGVTPFVVAGVEFGKRIIAQKKCEVCGGSGLVMKKDYYVRCQGCGGFLPWQSWRRFFTG; encoded by the exons ATGCAGGCGCGCGCTTACCCCGCGCACTTGCCGGGTCGCGGCCCACTGCCGGGCCTGGTCGGCACCGGCCGCGGCGGCCTCTTCCCGAGCGGCAGCCTCGGCAGGCGAGCTCCCGCTGGCCGAGGCGGCGCCACCAGCGTTTGCGCAGTTGACGGGGCTTCCGTTGCGGCCGCCGCCTCCGCGGCCGCTGATTCCCCGCTCCCGCCCGCACAGGTCACCTGGCAGATTGTCGTCGGCGCTGTAG CTGGAGTGACGCCTTTCGTCGTTGCAGGGGTCGAGTTCGGCAAAAGAATC ATCGCACAAAAGAAATGCGAAGTCTGTGGAGGCTCTGGTCTTGTAATGAAGAAAGATTATTATGTTCGATGCCAAGGGTGTG GTGGTTTTCTTCCATGGCAGTCTTGGCGAAGATTCTTCACCGGATGA